In Tenebrio molitor chromosome 6, icTenMoli1.1, whole genome shotgun sequence, one genomic interval encodes:
- the Taf12 gene encoding transcription initiation factor TFIID subunit 12 — MSVPNLTNNLIQPQNIVINQVPIPHAIMTNVNANNGIPLTALAHAPSTVDQSNEIKTGIVVETISMAGASLVGVQTVQNPVKALQSSSSEQAQILTKQRLQDLVRDTDSTLNLEDEVEEIILNYVDEFVDRCLHGAALIAKNRHVNTIEVKDVQQFLNRNYNMWTPGFGTDELRPYKRSLTTEAHKQRLALIRKTLKKY; from the coding sequence ATGTCTGTGCCCAACTTGACCAATAACCTGATCCAGCCCCAAAACATCGTCATAAATCAGGTCCCCATCCCGCACGCGATCATGACGAACGTTAATGCAAACAACGGAATTCCGCTAACAGCCCTAGCGCACGCCCCCTCGACCGTGGATCAATCGAACGAGATCAAAACTGGGATCGTAGTGGAGACAATTTCGATGGCGGGCGCCAGCCTCGTAGGTGTACAAACCGTCCAGAACCCCGTGAAGGCCCTCCAATCGTCGTCGAGCGAACAGGCGCAAATACTTACCAAGCAGAGGCTCCAGGATTTGGTGCGCGACACCGACTCGACCTTGAATCTAGAAGACGAAGTCGAGGAGATCATTTTGAATTATGTGGACGAGTTCGTGGATCGGTGCCTGCACGGTGCGGCGCTCATCGCCAAGAACCGTCACGTTAACACTATTGAAGTTAAGGACGTCCAGCAGTTCCTCAACAGAAATTACAACATGTGGACCCCCGGGTTCGGCACGGATGAGCTGAGGCCGTACAAGAGGAGCCTGACAACGGAGGCGCACAAGCAGAGGTTGGCCCTCATCCGGAAAACGCTGAAGAAATATTAG
- the LOC138132480 gene encoding gastrula zinc finger protein XlCGF46.1-like codes for MSETVLYQCRLCLKDSQFCYSLFDEDVTEIIESFTSIKIDEDDNLPSICCSQCLEDIYVVYKIRCRIIESDKILRERLAQKGNISADQKPIKIETEEKAGDDNETIPELVIIKDENDSNLIPEDSTVEEVEITINPELNEVFKKQIELKRKATTPKSENNFECTECNIRFNFHKYYLQHMKKHDILSVCKICGRQVLTCNYRRHLEVHKSSPKVCELCGAVAKNAESLRGHMFYMHKSTAEQYKCKQCGKFYRYKYKYQLHVRKAHGGDKTHICEVCGKAFYTARDVNRHIQMTHMKLRPYVCQYCNKGFSSSYARRTHVRQHTNEKPFKCEICAEGFRQRVSLKTHLKSKHGITQITEHNIHNPEPPKVEDGV; via the exons ATGTCCGAAACGGTGTTGTACCAGTGCCGTTTGTGCCTCAAAGACTCCCAGTTTTGTTATTCCCTGTTCGACGAAGACGTCACTGAAATAATCGAAAGTTTCACATCCATTAAG ATCGACGAAGACGACAATTTGCCGTCGATATGTTGCTCCCAATGCCTGGAAGATATTTACGTAGTGTACAAAATCCGTTGCCGCATCATAGAATCTGACAAAATCTTGCGAGAGCGATTGGCTCAAAAAGGCAACATTTCCGCGGACCAAAAACCTATCAAAATCGAAACAGAAGAAAAAGCCGGCGACGACAACGAAACCATCCCTGAATTAGTAATAATCAAAGATGAAAACGATTCGAATTTGATCCCCGAAGACTCGACAGTGGAAGAAGTGGAAATCACGATTAATCCCGAACTGAACgaagttttcaaaaaacaaatcgaACTGAAGCGAAAAGCGACCACACCCAAATCCGAAAATAACTTCGAATGCACAGAATGCAACATCCGTTTTAATTTCCACAAATATTACCTCCAGCACATGAAAAAGCATGACATCTTGAGCGTTTGCAAAATTTGCGGCCGCCAAGTCCTTACTTGCAACTACAGACGGCACCTGGAAGTGCACAAATCGTCGCCCAAAGTGTGCGAACTATGCGGGGCCGTTGCAAAAAACGCCGAGAGTTTGCGGGGCCACATGTTCTACATGCACAAAAGTACCGCAGAACAGTACAAATGTAAACAATGCGGCAAGTTTTACAGGTACAAGTATAAATATCAATTGCACGTGCGCAAGGCCCACGGGGGCGACAAGACGCACATTTGCGAGGTTTGCGGCAAAGCTTTTTACACCGCGAGAGACGTAAATCGGCACATTCAGATGACTCACATGAAACTGAGGCCGTACGTTTGTCAATATTGCAATAAAGGGTTCAGCAGCTCGTACGCCAGGAGAACTCATGTGAGGCAGCACACCAATGAAAAGCCCTTCAAGTGCGAGATTTGTGCTGAAGGGTTCAGGCAACGAGTGTCCTTGAAAACGCACTTGAAATCGAAGCACGGAATTACGCAGATTACGGAGCATAACATACATAATCCAGAGCCCCCCAAAGTTGAGGATGGGGTCTGA
- the angel gene encoding protein angel isoform X1 → MRILHQLPLTCHLSKDISCSLFAKITKKVNFLCSAGPKNGQCSQISPLISNKLNGPPKPGCNKPKRLSSTMSEQRHRRNEPGTSSSYNLHYSNHRPVVHNHLSRVQNKRKQNEKRAEESIFGASSPNLIQFNGFGVRPPVWAPRPPRNYSLVYQNFLRAVLPPHLSNHCFHRPNLGNQQRNTHSAASNVGEPSINDLRFWEKLSTKSEKSGFAFTIMTYNVLAQDLIEQHPYLYSLHNREFLQWQVRWNNLIAEIRHFNPDILCLQEVQGSHLKTYFSSLGSLGYLGLYKQRTGIRTDGCAIYFKQDLVNLIEHTTVEYNQPNVPMLDRDNVAIIAKFSPKNNPDKEFVVATTHLLYNPKRQDVRLAQTQLLLTEVDRIAFGKRNNYLPVIVTGDLNSTPDSAVYKFITTGRLKYEELSPRSLQNGTAGPKTGKNFLPTSLRITDQCQHADLLPKREKNGSIPRSEELKLIELKHSERQQEDAKNRTANKNEKKLFASGTLSHKFSLQSVYKHQMNGDVEGTTFQDKWVSVDYIFFSKRQPNVDDLTLLERYKLPTESQLGNVKIPNTHLGSDHLSLLAKFLLKV, encoded by the exons ATGCGAATATTGCATCAGCTTCCTTTAacctgtcatctgtcaaaagatATCAGCTGTTcgctttttgcaaaaataaccaaaaaagttaattttttgtgcAGTGCAGGACCAAAAAACGGCCAATGTTCTCA AATTTCCCCCCTAATCAGTAACAAGTTAAATGGCCCTCCAAAGCCAGGTTGTAACAAACCAAAGCGTTTAAGTTCTACGATGAGCGAACAGCGACACAGACGAAATGAACCGGGTACCAGTTCGAGTTACAACCTGCATTACAGTAACCATCGCCCTGTTGTCCATAATCATCTATCGAGGGTACAGAACAAACGGAAGCAAAACGAGAAACGAGCCGAGGAAAGTATTTTTGGTGCTAGTTCCCCCAATTTGATACAGTTTAACGGTTTTGGGGTGAGACCTCCTGTGTGGGCACCCAGACCACCCCGTAACTATAGTTTggtttatcaaaattttttgcgagCAGTATTACCACCACATTTAAGTAATCACTGCTTTCACAGACCTAACTTGGGAAATCAACAAAGGAACACTCATAGCGCTGCCAGCAATG TGGGGGAACCTTCCATAAATGATCTGCGATTTTGGGAAAAACTCTCGACTAAGAGTGAAAAATCGGGATTCGCGTTTACTATCATGACTTACAACGTCCTGGCGCAGGACCTTATAGAACAACACCCCTACTTGTACAGTCTGCACAATAGAGAATTCCTGCAGTGGCAAGTTAGGTGGAACAATCTAATCGCGGAAATTCGCCATTTTAATCCTGAC ATATTGTGTCTCCAGGAAGTGCAAGGGTCGCATTTGAAAACATACTTTTCGAGTCTGGGGTCATTAG GATATCTAGGGTTGTACAAGCAGCGCACCGGCATCAGAACCGACGGTTGCGCCATCTACTTCAAACAAGATCTAGTGAACCTGATCGAGCACACGACCGTCGAGTACAACCAACCCAACGTGCCGATGTTGGACCGCGACAACGTCGCCATCATCGCGAAATTCTCCCCGAAAAACAACCCCGACAAAGAATTCGTCGTCGCCACGACACATCTCTTGTACAATCCCAAGAGACAAGACGTCAGACTGGCCCAGACTCAACTGTTGCTCACAGAGGTCGACCGTATCGCCTTCGGCAAAAG AAACAACTACCTGCCTGTCATAGTGACAGGTGATCTGAATTCGACGCCGGACTCGGCGGTGTACAAATTCATCACCACCGGAAGACTCAAATACGAAGAGTTGTCGCCAAGATCGTTGCAAAACGGGACTGCGGGACCCAAAACCGGGAAAAATTTCTTGCCGACTTCGCTGAGGATCACAG ACCAGTGCCAACACGCCGATTTGCTTCCGAAACGGGAGAAAAATGGCAGCATCCCGCGTTCCGAAGAGCTGAAACTGATCGAACTGAAACACAGCGAACGTCAACAGGAAGATGCGAAAAATAGAACGGCGAACAAGAACGAGAAGAAGTTGTTTGCTTCGGGTACTCTCTCTCATAAATTCTCGCTGCAGTCGGTTTATAAACACCAGATGAACGGAGACGTGGAAGGGACAACCTTCCAAGACAAATGGGTTTCAGTCGATTACATCTTCTTCAG CAAAAGACAACCGAACGTGGACGACTTGACTTTACTGGAACGGTACAAACTCCCCACGGAGAGTCAATTGGGGAACGTAAAAATTCCCAACACGCACCTGGGCTCGGATCACTTGTCTCT
- the angel gene encoding protein angel homolog 2 isoform X2 — MNRVPVRVTTCITVTIALLSIIIYRGYRTNGSKTRNEPRPNLGNQQRNTHSAASNVGEPSINDLRFWEKLSTKSEKSGFAFTIMTYNVLAQDLIEQHPYLYSLHNREFLQWQVRWNNLIAEIRHFNPDILCLQEVQGSHLKTYFSSLGSLGYLGLYKQRTGIRTDGCAIYFKQDLVNLIEHTTVEYNQPNVPMLDRDNVAIIAKFSPKNNPDKEFVVATTHLLYNPKRQDVRLAQTQLLLTEVDRIAFGKRNNYLPVIVTGDLNSTPDSAVYKFITTGRLKYEELSPRSLQNGTAGPKTGKNFLPTSLRITDQCQHADLLPKREKNGSIPRSEELKLIELKHSERQQEDAKNRTANKNEKKLFASGTLSHKFSLQSVYKHQMNGDVEGTTFQDKWVSVDYIFFSKRQPNVDDLTLLERYKLPTESQLGNVKIPNTHLGSDHLSLLAKFLLKV; from the exons ATGAACCGGGTACCAGTTCGAGTTACAACCTGCATTACAGTAACCATCGCCCTGTTGTCCATAATCATCTATCGAGGGTACAGAACAAACGGAAGCAAAACGAGAAACGAGCCG AGACCTAACTTGGGAAATCAACAAAGGAACACTCATAGCGCTGCCAGCAATG TGGGGGAACCTTCCATAAATGATCTGCGATTTTGGGAAAAACTCTCGACTAAGAGTGAAAAATCGGGATTCGCGTTTACTATCATGACTTACAACGTCCTGGCGCAGGACCTTATAGAACAACACCCCTACTTGTACAGTCTGCACAATAGAGAATTCCTGCAGTGGCAAGTTAGGTGGAACAATCTAATCGCGGAAATTCGCCATTTTAATCCTGAC ATATTGTGTCTCCAGGAAGTGCAAGGGTCGCATTTGAAAACATACTTTTCGAGTCTGGGGTCATTAG GATATCTAGGGTTGTACAAGCAGCGCACCGGCATCAGAACCGACGGTTGCGCCATCTACTTCAAACAAGATCTAGTGAACCTGATCGAGCACACGACCGTCGAGTACAACCAACCCAACGTGCCGATGTTGGACCGCGACAACGTCGCCATCATCGCGAAATTCTCCCCGAAAAACAACCCCGACAAAGAATTCGTCGTCGCCACGACACATCTCTTGTACAATCCCAAGAGACAAGACGTCAGACTGGCCCAGACTCAACTGTTGCTCACAGAGGTCGACCGTATCGCCTTCGGCAAAAG AAACAACTACCTGCCTGTCATAGTGACAGGTGATCTGAATTCGACGCCGGACTCGGCGGTGTACAAATTCATCACCACCGGAAGACTCAAATACGAAGAGTTGTCGCCAAGATCGTTGCAAAACGGGACTGCGGGACCCAAAACCGGGAAAAATTTCTTGCCGACTTCGCTGAGGATCACAG ACCAGTGCCAACACGCCGATTTGCTTCCGAAACGGGAGAAAAATGGCAGCATCCCGCGTTCCGAAGAGCTGAAACTGATCGAACTGAAACACAGCGAACGTCAACAGGAAGATGCGAAAAATAGAACGGCGAACAAGAACGAGAAGAAGTTGTTTGCTTCGGGTACTCTCTCTCATAAATTCTCGCTGCAGTCGGTTTATAAACACCAGATGAACGGAGACGTGGAAGGGACAACCTTCCAAGACAAATGGGTTTCAGTCGATTACATCTTCTTCAG CAAAAGACAACCGAACGTGGACGACTTGACTTTACTGGAACGGTACAAACTCCCCACGGAGAGTCAATTGGGGAACGTAAAAATTCCCAACACGCACCTGGGCTCGGATCACTTGTCTCT